A genome region from Schistocerca americana isolate TAMUIC-IGC-003095 unplaced genomic scaffold, iqSchAmer2.1 HiC_scaffold_1726, whole genome shotgun sequence includes the following:
- the LOC124571506 gene encoding activating signal cointegrator 1 complex subunit 2 homolog, which yields MIQEKLEQLRRDRDARAKELARRREQDGPTTSANSSSDDCRTKSHNPTEQHNAMDYQDESSDSDAPFQEVRRRRKGTKRRKAEENTPMQTEQRAVPTTNYYAPLQQQDPAMEDQHQPQPNDTNTQDATAPPPPKPRIPPKAIHAYQLRPPPSKEPQQPPQPSFAATPKDFPSLRTPWTAASSLFQTPTQQQPTRPKNTARQRLHDLRQQQQQQRSTDNALGLSDIIAALSNMGSIINLLKTKNVFAILADTARKFNDAPDLLSKLLTLLEGIMAFFTD from the exons ATGATTCAAGAGAAACTGGAACAACTCCGCCGCGACCGCGACGCACGAGCAAAGGAACTCGCAAGACGGCGGGAGCAGGACGGCCCAACCACCAGTGCCAACTCATCTTCTGACGACTGCCGAACGAAGAGTCACAATCCGACGGAACAACACAATGCCATGGACTATCAGGACGAATCCAGCGACTCTGATGCACCATTCCAGGAAGTCagacgccgccggaaaggcacCAAACGCAGGAAAGCCGAAGAAAATACCCCCATGCAGACGGAACAACGAGCTgtacccaccaccaactactacgCACCACTACAGCAACAGGACCCAGCAATGGAAGACCAACACCAGCCTCAGCCTAACGACACAAATACTCAGGACGCCACAGCTCCGCCGCCGCCGAAACCGAGAATACCACCT AAGGCGATACACGCCTACCAACTGCGCCCTCCACCATCCAAGGAGCCCCAACAACCACCACAGCCGTCGTTTGCGGCGACTCCGAAGGACTTCCCATCTCTCCGAACACCCTGGACGGCTGCATCGTCGTTATTTCAAACACCAACCCAGCAACAACCAACTCGACCGAAAAACACGGCGCGCCAACGACTGCACGATCTtcgccagcaacaacagcagcaacgatcCACGGACAACGCCCTCGGACTGTCCGATATCATCGCCGCGCTATCTAACATGGGCTCCATCATCAACTTACTAAAAACGAAGAACGTCTTTGCCATCTTAGCAGATACAGCTCGCAAATTCAACGACGCACCGGATCTGCTATCCAAACTACTCACTCTACTGGAAGGAATCATGGCCTTTTTCACCGACTAA